Proteins encoded within one genomic window of Bacillus sp. F19:
- a CDS encoding ABC transporter ATP-binding protein, producing the protein MLELKQIEKVFNEGSPDEKKALNGLSLSLQKGDFVTVIGSNGAGKSTLLNVISGRIFPDEGDVAINGKTVSFVREHKRAKYIGRVFQDPMAGTSPALTIEENLAIAYSRVKKRSLRPGVTSKRREYFKDQLASLGLRLEDRLSAKVGLLSGGERQALSLLMATFTNPDILLLDEHTAALDPARAELITLLTKKLVTNGSLTTLMITHNMQQAVDLGNRLIMMDSGRIIFEAEGEQKKKLTVTALLNEFGKIKGNGSLSDKVMLS; encoded by the coding sequence TTGCTTGAATTAAAACAGATTGAAAAAGTGTTTAATGAAGGTTCACCAGATGAAAAAAAGGCTTTAAACGGCCTTTCTCTTTCTCTTCAAAAAGGAGACTTTGTTACTGTCATCGGCAGCAACGGTGCTGGAAAATCGACTCTTTTGAACGTCATTTCCGGGAGAATCTTTCCTGATGAAGGCGATGTAGCCATAAACGGAAAAACCGTCAGCTTTGTCCGCGAGCATAAACGCGCGAAGTATATCGGGCGTGTTTTTCAGGATCCTATGGCCGGGACTTCTCCAGCTTTGACCATTGAAGAAAACTTGGCCATTGCTTACTCACGCGTGAAAAAAAGGTCACTCAGGCCCGGTGTTACCTCCAAACGAAGAGAATACTTTAAAGATCAGCTTGCATCACTTGGCCTGCGGCTTGAAGACAGACTGTCCGCAAAAGTAGGTTTGCTGTCTGGCGGAGAAAGGCAGGCCCTCTCCCTGCTGATGGCGACGTTTACAAATCCTGATATTCTTCTCTTGGATGAACATACAGCTGCTCTTGATCCGGCACGTGCTGAGCTGATTACGCTGCTCACTAAAAAACTTGTCACAAACGGCAGTCTGACTACCTTGATGATTACTCACAATATGCAGCAGGCAGTCGATCTCGGCAATCGCCTGATCATGATGGACAGCGGCCGCATCATCTTTGAAGCAGAAGGCGAGCAGAAGAAAAAACTGACCGTAACAGCTCTCTTAAATGAGTTTGGAAAAATAAAAGGAAATGGATCTCTTTCTGATAAAGTGATGCTAAGTTAG
- a CDS encoding ABC transporter substrate-binding protein, giving the protein MNWKTKLGMSAAISGMILAAGCGSKDTAGSAGSEKTYQVGVTQIVEHPSLDAALDGFKKALDEKGLKVDYDVQIAGGDQNNSQTIASNFVGDDVDLIFANSTPSALSALNATKDIPIVFTSVTDPIGAGLVKSFEEPGANITGTTDTHPDAIPSTVKFIDDNVEGNKIGMIYNSGEQNSAAQIDLVEKAIKGTDLEIVESSVSTSAEVKQAAEALVGKVDAFYIITDNTVVSALESVISVAGDEDIPLFVGELDSVARGGFAAYGFDYNDIGYEAGLKAAEILTGKKEASEIPVEFPQKLKLQISKKAAEAMNVEIKKEWEDAEIID; this is encoded by the coding sequence ATGAACTGGAAAACAAAGCTAGGCATGAGTGCCGCGATCTCAGGAATGATACTTGCAGCAGGATGCGGCAGTAAAGATACGGCGGGAAGTGCAGGAAGTGAAAAGACCTACCAAGTCGGGGTTACTCAAATTGTAGAGCACCCATCACTCGATGCTGCTTTGGATGGATTTAAAAAAGCGCTTGATGAAAAAGGACTGAAGGTTGATTATGATGTTCAAATTGCCGGCGGCGATCAAAACAACAGCCAGACGATCGCAAGCAATTTTGTCGGAGATGACGTTGACCTTATTTTCGCCAACTCAACACCGAGTGCTTTAAGTGCTCTGAATGCAACAAAGGATATACCGATTGTCTTTACATCCGTAACGGATCCTATTGGAGCAGGGCTTGTTAAAAGCTTTGAAGAGCCTGGAGCAAATATCACAGGCACAACCGATACTCATCCGGATGCGATTCCAAGCACGGTCAAATTTATTGATGATAATGTCGAAGGCAATAAAATTGGGATGATATACAATTCAGGAGAACAAAATTCAGCTGCCCAAATAGATCTTGTTGAAAAAGCGATTAAAGGTACTGACCTAGAAATCGTGGAGTCATCTGTCTCAACTTCCGCGGAAGTCAAACAAGCTGCTGAAGCACTTGTCGGAAAAGTGGATGCTTTCTATATCATAACGGATAACACCGTCGTTTCTGCCCTGGAATCGGTTATCTCTGTAGCAGGCGACGAAGATATCCCTCTATTTGTCGGAGAGCTTGATTCAGTGGCGCGCGGAGGATTTGCAGCTTATGGCTTTGACTACAACGACATTGGCTATGAGGCGGGATTAAAAGCAGCCGAAATTTTAACCGGCAAAAAGGAAGCAAGCGAAATACCGGTGGAATTCCCGCAAAAGCTGAAACTTCAGATCAGCAAAAAAGCTGCTGAAGCAATGAATGTAGAAATCAAAAAAGAATGGGAAGACGCAGAAATTATCGACTAA
- a CDS encoding DUF2339 domain-containing protein, whose amino-acid sequence MTDSVKCILGFLSSAALIAGGEWQIRKGRAALGQVLLGGAIVILILTTFSANVLYGLIHSALAFVLNMIWVSGGILLSKRHHSQPIAVLAGIAGFLVPFLVESNQTMLLYL is encoded by the coding sequence ATTACGGATTCAGTTAAATGCATACTCGGTTTTTTGAGCTCTGCAGCTCTGATTGCAGGCGGTGAATGGCAAATCAGGAAGGGAAGAGCAGCGCTTGGACAAGTTCTGCTTGGAGGAGCCATCGTGATTTTAATCTTAACCACATTTTCGGCAAATGTTTTATACGGTTTGATCCATTCAGCGCTTGCCTTTGTTTTGAATATGATCTGGGTAAGTGGAGGCATATTGCTTTCCAAAAGGCATCATTCTCAGCCGATTGCAGTTTTGGCTGGGATCGCCGGTTTTTTAGTGCCTTTTTTAGTGGAAAGTAATCAAACAATGCTCTTATATTTGTAG
- a CDS encoding PadR family transcriptional regulator, with protein MNVQFKKGVLEICVLILISKKDRYGYELAQSISSKIEVAEGTLYPLLRRLTKEEYLTTYLAESKEGPPRKYYSLTEKGRRNMNMLVEEWRQFSFSVNQFIEEGTGDEEQ; from the coding sequence TTGAATGTGCAATTTAAAAAAGGGGTGCTAGAGATTTGTGTGCTGATTCTTATTTCCAAGAAGGATCGGTACGGTTATGAGCTTGCACAAAGCATATCAAGCAAGATTGAGGTGGCAGAAGGGACGCTTTATCCACTTCTGAGAAGGCTGACGAAGGAAGAATATTTAACAACGTACCTTGCGGAATCAAAAGAAGGACCGCCCAGGAAGTATTATTCATTGACGGAAAAAGGGAGAAGAAATATGAATATGCTCGTTGAAGAGTGGAGGCAGTTTTCATTTTCGGTTAATCAATTTATTGAGGAGGGCACTGGGGATGAGGAACAATGA
- a CDS encoding S8 family peptidase, translating into MKGQVKLLPHKYGPIVKNVKTNSEGVDMIRAPKLWEQGIKGKGITIAVLDTGCDVNHPDLRANIAGGRNFTTDDNGDPNSLTDYHGHGTHVSGTIAAARYVGVAPQAKILVVKVLAGDSGSGEYAWITNGILYAIEQKVDVISMSLGGPSDHSEMRKAVKKAVANQIAVVCAAGNEGDNDSRTSEFSYPGSYNEVISVGSVGFGKISSPFSNSNNEVDLVAPGERIVSTIPGGEYAAFSGTSMSTPHVAGAIALIKQLEQQEFDRKFTEAEVYAQLIKRTIPHGNPKTQEGNGLLYLTAPDLLRESVAENKLIEE; encoded by the coding sequence GTGAAAGGACAAGTTAAACTGCTGCCCCATAAATACGGACCTATCGTGAAAAATGTAAAAACAAATTCCGAAGGAGTAGACATGATTCGTGCTCCAAAGCTCTGGGAACAGGGGATAAAAGGGAAAGGAATTACAATAGCGGTGCTTGATACAGGCTGTGATGTGAATCATCCTGACCTGCGCGCAAATATTGCCGGCGGGCGAAATTTTACGACTGACGATAATGGAGATCCTAACAGCCTTACTGACTATCACGGCCACGGCACGCATGTATCGGGCACCATTGCGGCGGCAAGGTATGTGGGAGTTGCACCTCAGGCGAAAATTCTTGTTGTAAAAGTGCTAGCTGGAGACTCCGGAAGCGGAGAATATGCTTGGATTACAAACGGCATCTTGTATGCGATTGAACAAAAAGTTGATGTAATTTCCATGTCACTTGGAGGACCTTCTGATCATTCTGAAATGCGAAAGGCTGTCAAAAAGGCGGTTGCCAATCAAATCGCAGTTGTTTGCGCTGCTGGCAACGAAGGTGATAATGACAGCAGAACATCTGAGTTTTCTTATCCTGGATCCTACAATGAGGTCATCTCGGTAGGGTCAGTAGGCTTCGGGAAAATTTCCTCGCCATTCTCAAACTCTAATAATGAAGTTGATCTTGTAGCGCCTGGAGAAAGAATCGTCTCTACTATTCCCGGAGGAGAATATGCTGCATTCAGCGGAACCTCGATGTCAACACCTCACGTGGCAGGCGCGATTGCCTTAATCAAACAGCTTGAACAGCAGGAATTTGACCGAAAATTTACGGAAGCAGAAGTATATGCGCAATTAATCAAGCGGACAATTCCGCACGGCAATCCAAAAACGCAGGAAGGCAATGGTCTGCTTTACTTGACTGCTCCGGATTTGCTTAGGGAAAGTGTAGCCGAGAACAAGCTAATTGAAGAATAA
- a CDS encoding MurR/RpiR family transcriptional regulator, producing the protein MATGGLSIIQTMLNKLPQSEQKLADYILQHPHEVVNSTVSELSTSAKTSGAAVVRLCKSLGLKGFQDLKMRIAGDLMKSVEQGYRDIEPFESLYRVVEKTTSNTIQIIRDTAEIIDHENLKTVIGMLMKAKNVHFCGVGASNIVAQDAQQKLIRINKGATAFTDMHLVATLIANADPDDVLFAISFSGETQEIINVLKLAKERGVKTIGLTHFGQTTVSALCDVSLHTSFSNEAPFRSAATSSRLAQLYMIDILFLAMATEQYDETVQYIDNTRAAIKSMTEKYK; encoded by the coding sequence ATGGCAACAGGCGGATTATCCATCATTCAAACCATGCTTAACAAGCTGCCGCAGTCAGAGCAAAAACTTGCAGATTACATTCTGCAGCATCCGCATGAAGTAGTGAACAGCACGGTAAGTGAATTAAGCACGTCAGCGAAGACAAGCGGGGCAGCAGTTGTCAGGCTCTGCAAATCACTTGGCTTAAAAGGGTTCCAGGATCTGAAAATGAGAATTGCCGGTGATCTGATGAAATCTGTTGAACAGGGCTACCGTGATATTGAACCTTTCGAATCCCTTTACAGAGTGGTTGAAAAAACAACAAGCAACACAATTCAGATTATCCGTGATACAGCTGAAATTATTGATCATGAAAATCTGAAAACAGTCATCGGGATGCTGATGAAAGCTAAAAACGTTCATTTTTGCGGGGTAGGTGCTTCAAATATTGTGGCGCAGGATGCTCAGCAAAAACTGATCCGCATAAATAAAGGAGCAACGGCTTTTACAGACATGCATCTGGTTGCAACCCTGATTGCCAATGCCGATCCGGATGATGTCCTGTTCGCCATCTCTTTTTCCGGCGAGACACAGGAAATCATTAATGTGCTGAAGCTTGCAAAAGAGCGCGGCGTCAAAACAATCGGGCTTACTCACTTTGGGCAGACGACCGTATCAGCTCTGTGCGATGTTTCGCTTCACACGTCTTTTTCTAATGAAGCGCCGTTCAGGAGCGCAGCGACTTCTTCCAGGCTGGCACAGCTTTATATGATCGACATTTTGTTTCTCGCAATGGCTACAGAGCAGTACGATGAGACCGTGCAATATATAGATAATACAAGAGCGGCCATCAAATCAATGACAGAAAAATATAAATAG
- a CDS encoding DUF1700 domain-containing protein, with product MRNNEFLSTLNSLLSRVPEKERHEMLYDYQEHFEIGANDGKSEKELAGELGDPHVIARELLADYFISKAESDQTATNMFRAIFAAVSLSFFNIIFIAGPVAALLGTYLALCAAAILLTLSPFGIMASSFMGFSIENFAFNFFFSLTLVSLGLLMSIGMIYVGKYFYHLILRYIKFNLRIDKGDRAV from the coding sequence ATGAGGAACAATGAATTTTTATCAACACTGAATTCTCTGCTAAGCAGAGTACCTGAAAAAGAAAGGCATGAAATGCTTTATGACTACCAGGAGCATTTCGAGATTGGCGCAAACGATGGGAAAAGCGAAAAGGAACTGGCAGGAGAGCTCGGCGATCCGCATGTGATTGCAAGGGAACTGCTTGCTGACTATTTCATCAGCAAGGCAGAATCAGATCAAACGGCGACCAACATGTTTCGGGCTATTTTTGCAGCGGTCAGTTTAAGCTTTTTTAACATTATTTTTATTGCAGGCCCTGTTGCAGCGCTTCTTGGAACTTATCTGGCACTATGTGCGGCAGCCATTTTACTTACACTGTCGCCATTTGGCATTATGGCTTCATCGTTCATGGGATTTAGCATCGAAAACTTTGCATTCAATTTTTTCTTCTCACTGACATTAGTCAGCCTTGGTCTTTTAATGAGCATCGGGATGATATACGTAGGCAAATATTTTTACCATTTAATTCTGAGGTACATTAAATTCAATTTAAGAATAGATAAAGGAGACAGGGCAGTATGA
- a CDS encoding hydrolase, translating to MEQEKRTYFVDIVSGEILENPVESSPSFKIFANQSELNDLKSYYSESSAADYQTFQRAQFPFREYHHDAENKAYDDSMRKIYAMIYTLGDAEARRILKSTAF from the coding sequence ATGGAACAAGAAAAACGCACTTATTTTGTCGATATTGTAAGCGGAGAAATCCTTGAAAACCCGGTCGAATCCAGTCCAAGCTTTAAAATTTTTGCGAATCAATCCGAACTGAATGATTTGAAGTCATATTACAGCGAAAGCAGTGCTGCGGATTACCAAACGTTTCAGCGCGCACAGTTTCCGTTTCGCGAATACCATCATGACGCCGAAAATAAGGCTTATGATGATTCAATGAGAAAGATTTATGCCATGATCTACACGCTAGGAGACGCGGAAGCAAGACGCATATTGAAGAGCACGGCATTTTAA
- a CDS encoding TerD family protein: MSISLSKGQRIDLTKTNPGLTKVIIGLGWDTNKYSGGKDFDLDASAFLADGSGKVQNDLEFVFYNNLKSPNGAVEHTGDNRTGEGDGDDEQMTIDFSLLPDHVEKIGITVTIHDADGRHQNFGQVSNAFVRVVNADNSEEVLRYDLGEDFSVETAVVVCELYKHGQDWKFNAIGSGFSGGLAALCKNYGLDV, encoded by the coding sequence ATGTCAATTTCTTTATCAAAAGGACAGCGTATTGATCTGACAAAAACAAACCCGGGACTAACGAAAGTAATCATCGGTCTTGGCTGGGATACGAATAAGTATTCAGGCGGGAAGGATTTTGATCTGGATGCTTCTGCTTTTCTTGCTGATGGAAGCGGCAAGGTTCAGAACGATTTAGAATTTGTTTTTTACAACAACTTAAAAAGTCCCAATGGCGCGGTTGAACATACTGGAGATAACCGCACGGGAGAAGGGGACGGCGATGATGAGCAAATGACCATTGACTTCTCACTGCTGCCGGACCATGTAGAAAAAATTGGGATTACTGTAACGATTCATGATGCGGATGGCCGCCATCAAAACTTCGGACAAGTTTCCAATGCATTTGTTCGTGTTGTGAATGCCGATAACTCTGAAGAGGTGCTCCGTTATGATTTGGGGGAAGATTTTTCAGTTGAAACAGCAGTAGTTGTCTGTGAATTATACAAGCATGGTCAAGACTGGAAATTCAACGCAATCGGCAGCGGCTTTTCAGGCGGACTTGCAGCACTTTGCAAAAATTACGGATTAGACGTTTAA
- a CDS encoding VWA domain-containing protein — MSSINLMKKTAGIVLEKKKLTGVVARVGLVLDISGSMRNLYKNGTVQKVVERILAVASQFDDDGMLDVWVYDNEFSRLPSVTERDFENYVSLRILNSDTIHKFGRNDEPPVMYDVMNKYLKEDPSKDPAFIVFINDGGCKRTIKKPVVSSSDKPIFWQFVGVGNSNFEVLENLDTMEGRFIDNANFFHVQDIDAITDEQLYDRLLNEFPDWIREAKEKRVL, encoded by the coding sequence GTGAGCTCGATTAACTTAATGAAAAAAACCGCAGGAATCGTACTTGAAAAAAAGAAGCTGACCGGAGTCGTCGCACGGGTAGGACTAGTACTTGATATCTCAGGATCCATGCGAAACCTCTATAAAAATGGAACCGTTCAAAAAGTGGTAGAACGCATCCTGGCAGTGGCAAGTCAATTTGATGATGACGGCATGCTGGATGTGTGGGTATACGATAATGAGTTTTCAAGACTGCCTTCTGTGACAGAAAGAGATTTTGAAAACTACGTCAGCCTGCGGATTTTAAACAGTGACACCATACATAAATTCGGCCGCAACGATGAACCGCCTGTCATGTACGACGTCATGAATAAATACTTAAAAGAAGATCCAAGCAAAGATCCAGCTTTTATTGTGTTCATAAACGACGGAGGCTGTAAGCGAACCATCAAAAAGCCGGTAGTCTCGTCTTCTGACAAACCGATATTCTGGCAATTTGTCGGTGTTGGAAATTCAAACTTCGAAGTGCTGGAAAACCTGGATACGATGGAAGGCAGATTTATTGATAACGCCAACTTCTTTCATGTTCAGGACATTGATGCGATAACAGATGAGCAGCTGTACGATCGCTTGCTGAACGAATTTCCGGATTGGATTAGAGAAGCGAAAGAGAAGAGAGTATTATAG
- the murQ gene encoding N-acetylmuramic acid 6-phosphate etherase — protein sequence MEKQLRSLTTELRNEQTMNIDSANTLEILSMMNNEDLKVAIAVQEVLPEIKAAVECAYESLKKGGRLIYIGAGTSGRLGVLDAVECPPTFSTSPDTVIGLIAGGEKAIVRAVEGAEDKEEFGVADLKAIDLSADDTVVGIAASGRTPYVIGALRYAKETGAKAIALSCNKDAKISEAADIGIEVVVGPEVVTGSTRMKAATAHKMVLNMISTATMIKIGKVYENLMVDVNVSNHKLKERAISIIQTVTDAGYDLAKETLEKAELKVKPAIVMIKANTSLEEAINLLNRADGDVRKAISLHTS from the coding sequence ATGGAAAAACAACTGCGTTCATTAACGACAGAATTGAGAAATGAACAAACTATGAATATTGACAGCGCAAATACACTCGAAATTCTTTCAATGATGAACAACGAAGATTTGAAAGTGGCGATCGCTGTGCAGGAGGTTTTGCCTGAAATTAAGGCAGCCGTTGAATGTGCATATGAATCGTTAAAGAAGGGAGGAAGATTGATTTACATCGGTGCAGGGACGAGCGGAAGACTTGGAGTCCTTGATGCGGTGGAGTGCCCGCCGACGTTCAGCACTTCACCTGATACAGTTATCGGCTTGATTGCAGGCGGAGAGAAAGCGATCGTCCGTGCTGTCGAAGGTGCAGAAGATAAAGAAGAATTCGGTGTAGCTGATTTGAAGGCTATTGATCTATCAGCTGATGACACTGTAGTTGGAATTGCTGCAAGCGGCCGGACACCTTATGTAATTGGAGCCCTTCGGTATGCTAAAGAGACAGGTGCAAAAGCAATTGCGCTCTCTTGCAATAAGGATGCTAAAATTTCTGAAGCTGCCGATATTGGCATCGAGGTTGTCGTAGGCCCTGAAGTGGTCACCGGCTCAACCAGGATGAAAGCGGCAACGGCTCATAAAATGGTGCTTAACATGATTTCAACAGCAACGATGATCAAGATCGGTAAGGTCTACGAAAATCTAATGGTCGATGTGAATGTCAGCAACCACAAACTGAAGGAGAGAGCGATCAGCATCATCCAAACGGTGACGGATGCTGGATATGATCTTGCAAAAGAAACGCTTGAAAAAGCAGAGCTTAAAGTCAAACCAGCGATTGTCATGATTAAAGCAAACACCTCATTAGAGGAAGCAATAAATCTATTAAATCGTGCGGATGGGGATGTACGAAAAGCCATCTCACTCCATACATCATAA
- a CDS encoding DUF2339 domain-containing protein, whose amino-acid sequence MKKKYIVLYFSSFFLLHAALFVFAAFAQGGNSTIILSAILLQHAGLVLAFFIHSLYQSQQKSLVLISFVSTHFWFQALADQSVYLGFLAASFAIYASVSIWLFLKKTEREKLDIFAPIASYAAGIYLLEMTGEEQLSLLLLLHGLIALYAGFAIKGIIQKYIGLIVYIIGLLASCTKMIYAVWSYESLVWMCIVASLIIVKLLLRKFSDEFKESDVRFLNRVLFAVLAITTFIFATMLVLAAALNMSFEIRMMSVTGIWALYAVVCVVFGVLKNHRNVRILGIGLLFLTLSKLVLLDLISLSLVLRAILFIALGTVGIGVSRF is encoded by the coding sequence ATGAAGAAAAAATATATTGTTCTGTACTTTTCTTCCTTTTTCCTGCTGCATGCCGCCCTGTTTGTATTTGCAGCTTTTGCACAAGGAGGAAACAGTACCATTATCTTATCAGCGATCCTCTTGCAGCATGCTGGTCTAGTATTGGCATTCTTTATCCATTCGCTCTATCAATCACAGCAGAAATCGCTTGTGCTGATCAGCTTTGTCAGCACCCATTTTTGGTTTCAGGCCCTTGCAGATCAGTCCGTCTATTTAGGATTTTTAGCAGCTTCCTTCGCCATTTATGCATCTGTTTCCATATGGCTTTTCTTGAAAAAAACAGAGAGAGAGAAGCTGGATATTTTTGCTCCGATCGCTTCATATGCTGCAGGCATTTACTTGCTGGAAATGACGGGCGAAGAACAATTAAGCCTGCTATTGCTGCTGCATGGTTTAATAGCGTTATATGCAGGCTTTGCGATCAAAGGGATCATTCAAAAATATATTGGTTTGATTGTCTATATTATTGGTCTTTTAGCAAGCTGCACTAAGATGATTTATGCTGTATGGTCCTATGAATCACTCGTGTGGATGTGTATTGTAGCATCATTGATCATAGTGAAGCTTCTGCTCCGTAAATTCAGTGATGAATTCAAGGAAAGTGATGTCAGGTTTCTGAACCGCGTCCTGTTTGCTGTTCTTGCGATTACGACGTTTATTTTTGCGACCATGCTCGTTCTTGCAGCCGCTTTAAACATGTCATTTGAAATCAGAATGATGTCTGTTACAGGGATTTGGGCATTATATGCAGTTGTATGTGTCGTCTTTGGCGTCCTGAAAAATCATCGAAATGTTCGGATCTTAGGGATTGGATTGCTGTTTCTCACATTATCCAAGCTTGTTCTCTTGGACCTGATATCCCTCTCACTTGTCCTGCGGGCTATCTTGTTTATTGCTTTGGGGACAGTTGGTATTGGGGTTTCAAGATTTTAG
- a CDS encoding ABC transporter permease, which translates to MFTALFSSVESGLIYAIMALGVYLSFRILDFPDLTVDGSFVTGAAVCAAMIVNGINPFIATLAALLAGFAAGCLTGILHTKGNINPLLSGILMMIALYSINLRIMGQSNVPLLQESTVFTALLDGWNQLGIDSFMQSFFLSIGLENFIPKTWSILISMLILISFIKLILDYFLKTEVGIAIRAVGDNEKMIASFSANTDMMKIIGLGLSNALVAFSGAFIAQYSGFSDVGMGIGMIIIGLASVIIGEALVGTKTIIRATLAVIVGAIVYRMIIALALRADFLETGDMKMITACIVIAALVVPQAFTKQKRKKGGLRKSGVKIA; encoded by the coding sequence ATGTTTACTGCTCTTTTCTCGTCCGTCGAATCCGGACTGATTTACGCTATTATGGCGCTCGGTGTCTATCTTTCATTTCGAATTTTAGATTTTCCTGATTTAACTGTGGACGGCAGCTTTGTAACGGGAGCTGCCGTATGTGCAGCAATGATCGTAAACGGTATTAATCCATTTATCGCTACGCTCGCGGCCCTGCTTGCAGGGTTTGCAGCGGGCTGTCTGACGGGTATCCTTCACACAAAAGGAAACATCAACCCGCTGCTTTCCGGTATTTTAATGATGATTGCCCTGTATTCAATCAATCTGCGGATCATGGGACAGTCAAACGTCCCTCTTCTTCAAGAAAGCACAGTCTTTACTGCCTTGCTTGATGGTTGGAACCAGCTTGGTATTGATTCTTTTATGCAATCATTCTTTCTTTCTATCGGTCTTGAAAACTTTATTCCAAAAACATGGTCCATTCTTATTTCAATGCTGATCCTTATTTCATTTATCAAGTTAATCTTGGATTATTTCCTGAAAACAGAAGTCGGCATCGCCATTCGTGCAGTCGGCGATAACGAAAAGATGATTGCAAGCTTTTCAGCTAATACCGACATGATGAAGATTATTGGTCTTGGCCTGTCAAACGCTCTTGTAGCTTTTTCAGGAGCATTTATTGCTCAGTATTCCGGATTCAGCGATGTCGGAATGGGAATCGGAATGATCATTATCGGTCTTGCATCCGTGATTATCGGTGAAGCGCTTGTTGGAACGAAAACCATTATCCGGGCAACACTCGCAGTCATAGTTGGTGCGATTGTGTACAGGATGATTATTGCACTCGCCCTTAGAGCCGATTTCCTTGAAACGGGAGACATGAAAATGATCACCGCATGTATCGTCATTGCAGCGCTTGTCGTTCCGCAGGCGTTTACCAAGCAGAAACGGAAAAAAGGCGGCTTGAGAAAGAGTGGTGTCAAAATTGCTTGA
- a CDS encoding DUF4097 domain-containing protein, producing MKKLVYGLLLLLAAGIAGTVATAGAAGGFSFNTKEVFDEKIIANKDIKNIEIDLSSADLVLHQTSDEDIKVELNGKANKKYSDRFQLDVDENGETLDIRLSGEDRIEFNFGINIVDTNVDVYLPERVFDRIYAKTSSGDIEASSIEAMDIVLNSQSGDVGMDSSTAEGKTVLKTSSGDIQSLSNSAAAFDIKSGSGDLMIRDQKAKETILHISSGEINIANAAGDVKADSSSGDINIENKKLTGNIDAEASSGEITIELDENPNSLAVDYKGGSGEGTIDLDGLSYEEKSEDEIKGKIGSGKYTIKARTSSGDFQLR from the coding sequence ATGAAAAAATTGGTTTACGGCTTGCTTCTATTACTTGCGGCAGGGATAGCGGGCACAGTGGCAACTGCCGGTGCGGCTGGGGGATTTTCTTTTAACACAAAAGAAGTGTTTGATGAAAAGATCATTGCAAATAAGGATATCAAAAACATTGAGATTGATTTATCGTCTGCAGATCTTGTTCTTCACCAAACTTCTGATGAGGATATTAAAGTGGAGCTGAATGGAAAAGCCAATAAAAAATACAGCGACCGGTTTCAATTAGATGTAGATGAAAACGGCGAAACCCTTGATATTAGGCTATCAGGGGAAGACAGAATCGAATTTAACTTCGGCATCAATATTGTGGATACGAATGTTGATGTTTACTTGCCGGAACGGGTTTTTGACAGGATCTATGCGAAAACGTCCTCTGGAGATATAGAAGCTTCTAGTATTGAGGCAATGGATATCGTTCTGAATTCGCAATCCGGGGATGTTGGAATGGACAGTTCAACTGCTGAAGGAAAAACGGTTCTTAAAACTTCCAGCGGAGATATACAGTCACTCTCTAATTCCGCAGCTGCTTTTGATATAAAATCCGGCAGCGGTGACTTGATGATCCGTGATCAAAAAGCAAAAGAGACGATTCTGCATATATCTTCAGGAGAAATAAACATCGCAAATGCAGCGGGTGATGTAAAAGCAGATTCTTCATCAGGTGACATTAACATTGAAAACAAGAAACTGACAGGAAACATTGATGCCGAGGCTTCGAGTGGAGAAATTACCATTGAATTGGATGAGAATCCAAATTCACTTGCGGTCGATTACAAGGGCGGCTCTGGCGAAGGCACAATTGATTTGGACGGCTTGAGCTATGAAGAAAAATCGGAAGACGAAATAAAAGGGAAAATCGGTTCAGGAAAATATACGATAAAAGCACGGACCAGCTCTGGAGATTTTCAGCTGAGGTAA